The following coding sequences lie in one Acidimicrobiales bacterium genomic window:
- a CDS encoding universal stress protein has translation MYERILVGTDGSPTAAKAVDRAAEIATTVNARLTVVSVGERTRAEQVVEAEKQRLAASAGIEVETATAVGDPAGVLADLAAGYDLLVVGNKGMTGASRFFLGSVPNKVSHHAPCSLLIVHTT, from the coding sequence GTGTACGAGCGAATTCTCGTCGGGACGGACGGGTCGCCGACCGCCGCCAAGGCCGTCGACCGAGCGGCGGAGATCGCCACAACGGTCAACGCCCGCCTCACGGTCGTGTCCGTGGGCGAGCGCACCCGCGCCGAGCAGGTCGTGGAGGCCGAGAAGCAGCGCCTGGCGGCGTCGGCGGGCATCGAAGTGGAGACGGCTACCGCGGTGGGCGATCCTGCGGGCGTGCTGGCCGACCTGGCCGCGGGCTACGACCTCCTGGTCGTCGGCAACAAGGGCATGACGGGCGCCAGCCGGTTCTTCCTGGGCTCGGTGCCCAACAAGGTGAGCCACCACGCACCCTGCTCGCTCCTCATCGTCCACACCACCTAG